The genome window TTTACGGCTTTCTCTTCATGTGGAGCTGCCGCATCAGAAAAAGCCTTAGCCCACTTAGCAGGTTCAGTTGAATCGAGTTTCGAAAGAGCCTTCTCCACTTCATCTGCAGTTACGTACCTGCAGGGGTTCACCAAAGCACGTGCTCGATTCATCAAAATTTCATGGACTTCTGAAAATGGACGTGGTTGTAGCGCCAATGGCAATTGATCGGTCATATAAACTCCTAATTAATACGAATCAACGACGTGTACCGCCGTTTGCATCAATGCATTCCCCCGTGATATAGCCTGCGTAATCTGAGGCGAGCCAAACAACCGTTCCTGCATGCTCCTCAGGCTTCCCTAGTCTTCCAAGCGCGGAACTACCACCGGGCGTAGTATAAATAGCTGCTGAGGATTCACTCCATCTTGGCCTATGAGGGGTTTCAATACCCCCGACTGCGATGACGTTAACACGAACATCCGGTCCCCATGACGCAGCCATAGACTGAGTCATATTTATCACTCCCGCTTTTGCAGCGCCATAAGCAGGAGAGTCTGGCGAAGGCGCTCTACCAGCAATAGAAGCAATATTGATAATAGATCCCTTCCCTTGCTTTTTCATAATAGGGACAACGGCGACGCTGCATTGGAACATGGAGACCAAGTTAACTCGATAAGCCTCGAGCAAATCATGCTCAGTGAGTTCCATTAATGGACCTGCTTTGAAAGTTTCGCCCCAGCTACCACCTACAACATTTACTAAAATATCAACTGTATCAAACTCAGTAAGTACCTGTTCCACCATGCTCTCAACTTGCTCTTTATCTCTGACGTCAGCCGTGACGCCAATTGCTTTACGCCCCAGTGCCTGGACTTCAGATACTACTTCCTGAACCGGTGCATGAGGTCGGCTTCGCCCAGCGGTCACCTCTTCAGCTTCGCGTGCCACAACCACGATATCTGCACCATGCTTAGCTAATTCGATACAGCAAGCACGGCCCAATCCTTGGGCACCTCCGGTGACAATAGCAACTCGCCCCGTTAGATCAAAATCCATAACAAACTCCCAAATGTTATATTGCAGCAAGGAGCATCTCTGCTCCTTAAGCGTCTTTTGCAGAGGTAGGTCCAACTTCACCGGTACAGTAAGGAATGAAAGCCTTCATCCGGCATGTGACTCCGTTTTTCCTAAGTTCTTCTTCGAAAATTTCATGAATGCGACGTTCCTCATCTTCGTATTCAATCTGATACCCACCAGCCTTAAAGCTTGCATCGGCTCCCTGTCCGCGTGGGATAGGATTGCGTAACCCATGCGTCCCTGGTGTTAATGCCATATAACGAGCCCGCCGCGTTCCTGAATTAAAGTGCTGATGGTAAGTACCGTCGCTCGGCACAATAACCAAGGATCCCACTTTCCAGTCAGCCTTTCGCAAATCTGACATATCATCCTTTGTCCAGATAAGTGAAAATCCTGCATCACCGCTTAATAAGACCAAGTTAGCTCCAGGTCCATGTCTATGTGCTTTCTTATATGTGCCGATTGGGAATTCAGAAATATGTGCTTTGCTTAAATTCCCAGCCATTTCAAACATAGAGTTGATACCGCCTGCGCCTCTTTCACTCCACTCATAAAGAGCCATATCTGGGGCGTTAGGCATGAAGTTTGAAGCCCAGATTCTACGCTTATAAAGTTTCCCGTTGCCGCTGAAGAAATCATCTTCACCACTATATCTATTCGCAAATTTATAATCACAATTGAAAATAAAGTCGTTGTCTGAAAATAGGCGCATATTACAAGGTGCAGTTGTTACAGCAAGGTAACGTGCAGGTTCGGCACCGCTACCATTAAAGTGCTGGTACCACGCATTTAGTGGAATTGAAAACAAACTTCCTTTTTTCCATTCAAAGGTTTTTTTCTCGCTACCATCTCCGGTCCAAATGCTCGTAGCACCCACACCTGAAATTATGTACACATACTCTTCATAAACATGGTGCTCTGGCTCGGATTTGCCGCCTGGGTCTATTTCAATTATCTGAGAATCGTTAGTCAGTACGTGATAAGGAATATTGATGACAGCGCCCTTGCCTCCTTTACGCTCCCAAGGACCGAGCTCGATTTTCGACATGTCCTCAAAAGCAAAGTCTTCAATGACTTTTACTCTTTCTGCCTTGAGCCAGTCTTTATAAGAATCAACCAAGCCAAAGTCTTCAAGACTTTCGGGTGTAGGTGCATACTTAATTGCTGCGTCTGAGTCACCAGTAGTCATAATCAATCTCCTCTCGCCTTTGAGTTTGAATGTGACTCCCACCATACGCTTGCTTTTAGTTTCATGCACACTTGACTCACGTTAAATTGAAGAGCAGACTTTCGTCATTAGGACCTTCTGGGAGGGATTATGGTTGTCCAGACACAAAATGCCTTAGATCGGTTCGTTACAAAAGCCCGTGAATTGTTCAGTAGAGAGTCTGATTTGGAGAAGCGATGGAACGCGTTGGCTCCGGCCCTAGCTGAATTGCTTGCAGACCCTACTGTAATTGAAGCATCGCAAAGCTGGCCAGATTGTGTGCCTGCGGACGGGCGAGCTGAAAATTTGCTGTTCTACGAAGACCCTGACTATGGGTTTGCAGTAAATGGGCTCACTAAGGGG of Dehalococcoidia bacterium contains these proteins:
- a CDS encoding cupin domain-containing protein, with the translated sequence MTTGDSDAAIKYAPTPESLEDFGLVDSYKDWLKAERVKVIEDFAFEDMSKIELGPWERKGGKGAVINIPYHVLTNDSQIIEIDPGGKSEPEHHVYEEYVYIISGVGATSIWTGDGSEKKTFEWKKGSLFSIPLNAWYQHFNGSGAEPARYLAVTTAPCNMRLFSDNDFIFNCDYKFANRYSGEDDFFSGNGKLYKRRIWASNFMPNAPDMALYEWSERGAGGINSMFEMAGNLSKAHISEFPIGTYKKAHRHGPGANLVLLSGDAGFSLIWTKDDMSDLRKADWKVGSLVIVPSDGTYHQHFNSGTRRARYMALTPGTHGLRNPIPRGQGADASFKAGGYQIEYEDEERRIHEIFEEELRKNGVTCRMKAFIPYCTGEVGPTSAKDA
- a CDS encoding SDR family oxidoreductase, with the protein product MDFDLTGRVAIVTGGAQGLGRACCIELAKHGADIVVVAREAEEVTAGRSRPHAPVQEVVSEVQALGRKAIGVTADVRDKEQVESMVEQVLTEFDTVDILVNVVGGSWGETFKAGPLMELTEHDLLEAYRVNLVSMFQCSVAVVPIMKKQGKGSIINIASIAGRAPSPDSPAYGAAKAGVINMTQSMAASWGPDVRVNVIAVGGIETPHRPRWSESSAAIYTTPGGSSALGRLGKPEEHAGTVVWLASDYAGYITGECIDANGGTRR